A single window of Flavobacterium aestivum DNA harbors:
- a CDS encoding carboxypeptidase-like regulatory domain-containing protein, translating to MDKFLLGMLSLLNMTFVLAQKPTGIKGKIIDSKTQKPLGNVVVTIENTQLMQLTTSDGIFSFYTVIPGNQLLLLHSQGFKDALFPIVIIKEQMLDLGVIPLEDNQTSEEQTGIITLLESDLSDDNSGSESTSGLLQSSRDAFQQAAAFNWGQARFRIRGLDSQYATTMINGVTMNKLFDGRPQWGDWGGLNNAIRNQEFTVGSFPSDYAFGGILGTQEINTRASIYRPGTILSFSGTNTNYSWRMMGTYASGMSNKGWAFVVSAGTRWAEEGYFEGTNYNAIAGFISVEKRINDRNSLNFSGFYTPNSRAKNSPNTAEVTELTSEKYNSYWGWQDGKKRNARIKTIEEPILMLNHFYTINESTTLNSSLTYQFGKITNSNIDYQNGNSPDPTYYKKMPSYYTSMYAADNGEFSGEYTPDYVNAEKSKELFLTNNQIDWNALYYANQSPILDANGKITGYTPAKSNYVLYEDRTDDQTITANSVFNTQLSDNLFLTAGGFYSHLKSHNYQQLTDLLGGLYFDDIDVFYNGNQAQSDLNHPDRQVVEGDTYGYNFNYIANTLNLFTDFKFTYDKVDFYLAQNFISTNYQREGLYQNGIYPTNSFGKSEKVQFENFGFKGGILFKISGKQQLNFNGAYLSNAPTIRNTFPNSRLNNSVVVGLENENISSLDASYFFRTPKWQTRLTLFYAKIKNITQTSFFYAEGIFDDGAGYANTDAFVSQTLTNLDKENLGAEFSFQYQLSPTLMTNFSAAYGQFTFDSNPNVTITNDAQATIENPNPVFDFGTSSLKNYHQAGMPQQAYALGIEYRDPKYWWVGGNINYLANSFIDVSPISRTATFYKNPASGFNFPEASEERARELLKQEEFDPTFLLNISGGKSWRIKGKNIGLFATINNVLDLTYKTGGYEQARNANFRQLNQDVSSGTPNFGNKYFYGYGRTYFVNLYINL from the coding sequence ATGGATAAATTTTTGTTAGGAATGCTCTCTTTATTGAATATGACTTTTGTATTAGCTCAGAAGCCAACAGGAATTAAGGGAAAAATTATTGATTCTAAAACCCAAAAACCTTTAGGGAATGTAGTAGTAACTATTGAAAATACACAGCTTATGCAACTTACAACTAGCGATGGTATTTTTAGTTTTTATACAGTTATTCCAGGAAATCAATTGTTGCTTTTGCATAGTCAAGGATTCAAAGATGCATTGTTTCCTATTGTGATTATTAAAGAGCAAATGCTTGATTTGGGTGTGATTCCATTGGAGGATAATCAAACTTCAGAGGAACAAACAGGGATAATCACACTTCTTGAAAGTGATTTAAGTGATGATAATAGTGGCTCCGAAAGTACCTCGGGACTTTTGCAATCTTCAAGAGACGCTTTTCAGCAAGCGGCAGCTTTTAACTGGGGACAAGCTCGGTTTAGGATTCGGGGGTTAGATAGCCAATATGCAACTACGATGATCAATGGCGTAACGATGAACAAACTGTTTGACGGGAGACCACAATGGGGAGATTGGGGCGGATTGAATAATGCAATTCGGAATCAAGAATTTACAGTAGGTTCTTTTCCTTCTGATTATGCTTTTGGAGGTATTTTGGGTACACAAGAAATCAATACTCGTGCTTCTATTTATAGACCTGGAACGATTTTATCTTTTTCGGGTACTAATACCAATTATTCCTGGAGAATGATGGGAACGTATGCATCCGGAATGAGTAACAAAGGTTGGGCTTTTGTGGTTTCAGCAGGAACTCGTTGGGCTGAGGAAGGATATTTTGAAGGTACAAATTATAATGCCATCGCGGGTTTTATCAGTGTTGAAAAAAGAATAAACGATCGCAATTCCCTTAATTTTTCTGGATTTTATACACCAAATTCACGAGCCAAGAATTCGCCAAATACTGCTGAAGTCACTGAATTAACAAGTGAAAAATACAATTCGTATTGGGGTTGGCAAGACGGAAAAAAGCGAAATGCCAGAATAAAAACCATTGAGGAGCCGATCTTGATGCTGAATCATTTTTATACAATTAATGAATCTACAACGCTGAATTCAAGTTTAACGTACCAATTTGGTAAAATCACTAACAGCAATATTGATTATCAAAATGGTAATAGCCCCGATCCAACCTATTACAAAAAAATGCCAAGCTATTACACTTCAATGTATGCAGCAGATAATGGTGAGTTTTCGGGAGAATACACACCTGATTATGTGAATGCTGAGAAAAGTAAAGAGCTGTTTCTAACCAATAATCAAATCGATTGGAATGCTTTGTATTATGCCAATCAATCTCCAATTTTGGATGCTAACGGAAAAATAACAGGATATACCCCTGCCAAAAGTAATTATGTTTTGTATGAGGATAGAACTGATGACCAAACGATAACGGCCAATTCAGTTTTTAACACCCAATTGAGTGACAATCTTTTCTTGACAGCTGGAGGTTTTTATAGTCACTTAAAATCGCATAATTATCAACAATTAACGGATCTGTTAGGAGGTTTATATTTTGATGATATAGATGTTTTTTACAATGGGAATCAAGCACAATCGGATTTGAATCATCCCGATAGGCAAGTTGTGGAGGGAGATACTTATGGCTACAACTTTAATTATATAGCGAATACTTTAAACCTTTTTACCGACTTTAAATTTACGTATGATAAAGTTGATTTTTATCTGGCACAAAATTTTATAAGCACAAATTATCAGAGAGAAGGTTTGTATCAAAACGGAATTTATCCAACCAATTCTTTTGGGAAAAGTGAGAAAGTGCAATTCGAAAATTTTGGTTTCAAAGGAGGAATTCTTTTCAAAATTTCGGGTAAACAACAATTGAATTTTAATGGTGCTTATCTTTCCAATGCGCCAACAATACGGAATACGTTTCCTAATTCTCGCTTGAATAACTCGGTTGTTGTGGGTTTAGAAAATGAAAATATAAGCAGCTTGGATGCGAGTTATTTTTTTAGAACTCCAAAATGGCAAACCCGTCTTACTCTTTTTTATGCCAAAATAAAAAACATAACACAAACGTCTTTCTTTTATGCCGAGGGAATTTTTGATGATGGAGCAGGATATGCCAATACCGATGCTTTTGTAAGTCAGACATTGACAAATTTGGATAAGGAAAATTTAGGAGCGGAATTTAGTTTTCAATACCAATTAAGCCCAACGCTAATGACTAATTTTTCAGCAGCTTATGGTCAGTTTACATTTGATAGCAACCCAAATGTTACTATAACCAATGATGCTCAGGCTACTATAGAAAATCCCAACCCTGTATTTGATTTTGGAACTTCATCATTAAAAAATTATCATCAAGCGGGAATGCCACAACAGGCATATGCTTTAGGAATTGAATATAGGGACCCTAAATATTGGTGGGTTGGAGGCAATATCAATTATCTGGCCAATAGTTTTATAGATGTTTCTCCTATTTCCAGAACTGCTACTTTCTATAAGAATCCAGCAAGCGGTTTTAATTTTCCGGAAGCTTCAGAGGAAAGAGCCAGAGAATTATTAAAGCAGGAAGAATTTGATCCGACCTTTTTATTAAACATTTCTGGAGGAAAATCATGGAGAATAAAGGGGAAAAACATTGGACTTTTTGCAACTATAAATAATGTTTTGGACCTCACTTATAAAACAGGCGGATACGAACAAGCCAGAAACGCCAATTTTAGACAGCTCAATCAAGATGTCT
- a CDS encoding MFS transporter yields the protein MIDLNFIGRSRTKAKYKRTYKVIKASYLSRIRWAVSMFYFGMGLSFATWASRIPDIKTALHLSDGSLGTVLFALPLGQLIIMPFSGKLVTRFGSHRVLIFALLLYIFSLTNLGLAQETWQLSLGLFLFGIFGNLSNIAVNTQGVYTEVLYKKTIMSSFHGMWSLAGFTGALVGLGMLALKLTPYEHFLIVAIIVLLLIGFNYKFLIKAKETLKTEKKKLFSKPDSALIWLGIIGFCCMASEGVMFDWSGVYFKDIIKVPGALVILGYTSFMISMASGRFFGDHLIHRHGKKLVLKIGGLMISIGLFTAVFFPFIIPSTLAFMLVGFGVSTIVPTVYSVAGKNKTVPPGEALTIVSSVSFLGFLMGPPIIGYIAEISNLRFSFAFIGIFGFLIAFMVTRIKAID from the coding sequence TTGATAGATTTAAATTTTATTGGAAGGTCACGTACAAAAGCAAAATACAAGAGAACTTATAAAGTCATAAAAGCATCTTACTTATCCAGAATTCGTTGGGCAGTATCGATGTTTTATTTTGGGATGGGTTTGAGTTTTGCGACTTGGGCCAGTAGAATTCCGGATATTAAAACAGCTTTGCATTTGAGTGACGGGAGCTTGGGTACTGTATTGTTCGCTCTTCCGCTTGGACAACTTATAATCATGCCTTTTTCGGGCAAATTAGTTACCCGTTTTGGTAGTCACCGAGTTTTGATTTTCGCCTTGTTATTATATATTTTTAGTTTAACCAATTTAGGATTGGCTCAAGAAACCTGGCAATTATCTCTTGGGTTGTTCTTGTTCGGAATATTTGGAAACTTATCTAATATTGCCGTAAACACTCAAGGCGTTTATACCGAAGTTCTTTATAAAAAAACTATCATGTCATCTTTTCACGGAATGTGGAGTTTGGCGGGATTTACAGGCGCTTTGGTTGGTTTAGGAATGCTGGCTTTAAAATTGACGCCTTATGAACATTTCTTAATAGTTGCAATAATCGTATTGTTGTTAATAGGTTTTAATTATAAATTTCTGATCAAAGCTAAAGAAACCTTAAAAACTGAAAAGAAAAAATTATTCTCAAAACCTGATAGTGCTTTAATCTGGCTAGGAATAATTGGTTTTTGTTGCATGGCGAGTGAAGGTGTGATGTTTGATTGGAGTGGTGTTTATTTTAAAGATATTATTAAAGTTCCCGGAGCATTGGTCATTTTGGGGTATACTTCGTTTATGATTTCAATGGCAAGCGGGAGATTTTTTGGAGACCATTTAATCCATAGACATGGAAAGAAATTGGTTCTGAAAATTGGTGGTCTTATGATTTCTATCGGGCTTTTTACAGCAGTCTTTTTTCCTTTTATAATTCCATCAACACTAGCCTTTATGTTGGTTGGTTTTGGGGTGTCTACTATTGTTCCTACAGTTTATAGCGTTGCGGGTAAAAATAAAACAGTTCCTCCTGGAGAAGCTTTGACAATTGTTTCAAGTGTGAGTTTTCTAGGTTTTTTGATGGGACCGCCAATAATAGGATACATTGCTGAGATTTCAAATTTGCGATTCTCTTTTGCTTTTATCGGAATCTTTGGGTTTCTAATAGCCTTTATGGTTACCCGAATTAAGGCCATTGATTAA